A single Crateriforma conspicua DNA region contains:
- a CDS encoding pyroglutamyl-peptidase I, which produces MPRVLLTAFEPYDRWKDNASWQALVELTNWYDGPAQLVTRRYPVDLSEMSHRLREDLHQGFDLAIHLGQAPGSAVIRLESVGLNLRSDGTPLIPNAPEAYRTALPLDAVADALKAAGIPGRVSHHAGTFLCNAALYLSQHYGQSFGMSTQSVFVHLPLTPAQVAADSQDFASMSSQLSAAAIAMTIARLTERVA; this is translated from the coding sequence ATGCCCCGCGTCCTTTTGACCGCTTTCGAGCCGTATGACCGCTGGAAAGACAATGCCAGTTGGCAGGCGTTGGTGGAATTGACCAACTGGTACGATGGGCCCGCGCAATTGGTCACCCGACGTTATCCGGTGGATCTGTCGGAAATGAGCCACCGGTTGCGGGAAGACCTGCATCAGGGATTCGATTTGGCCATCCATTTGGGCCAGGCCCCTGGTTCGGCGGTGATCCGGCTGGAATCCGTCGGATTGAACCTGCGAAGCGACGGAACCCCGCTGATTCCGAACGCCCCCGAAGCGTACCGGACGGCTTTGCCCCTGGACGCGGTCGCCGACGCGTTGAAAGCCGCGGGCATCCCTGGGCGGGTGTCGCACCACGCGGGGACGTTTTTGTGCAACGCGGCTCTTTATCTCAGCCAGCATTATGGCCAGTCCTTCGGCATGTCGACGCAAAGCGTGTTTGTGCACCTGCCGCTGACTCCGGCGCAAGTGGCCGCGGATTCGCAGGATTTCGCCAGCATGAGTTCGCAGTTGTCCGCCGCGGCGATCGCGATGACCATCGCTCGGTTGACCGAACGCGTCGCCTGA
- a CDS encoding DUF4430 domain-containing protein: MNKPHSNAHRFFPAAALVAVTFFLGSTPGCRDATVTSPATTDDVAVSTGPVTVEVISDDSNQTVTIDDVAEGTTLEDVMRQVESLDVGVTGSGEMAFVDSMLGQATGTEGGWTFKVDGEFSKLGIGSVKLSPPTTVTWAYSDWPDAASE, from the coding sequence ATGAACAAGCCACATTCCAACGCGCACCGTTTCTTTCCGGCCGCCGCTCTGGTCGCCGTGACCTTCTTTCTAGGGTCCACGCCGGGCTGTCGTGACGCCACGGTCACAAGCCCCGCGACGACCGACGATGTCGCCGTGTCGACCGGACCGGTGACCGTCGAAGTCATTTCGGACGATTCCAACCAGACGGTCACCATCGATGATGTGGCCGAAGGCACAACGTTGGAAGACGTCATGCGACAGGTCGAATCACTGGACGTCGGTGTCACCGGCAGCGGCGAAATGGCATTCGTCGACAGCATGCTGGGGCAGGCAACCGGGACCGAAGGCGGCTGGACGTTCAAAGTCGACGGCGAATTTTCCAAGCTGGGCATCGGATCGGTCAAGCTGAGCCCGCCGACCACCGTGACGTGGGCCTACAGCGATTGGCCCGACGCGGCGTCGGAGTAA
- a CDS encoding nucleotide excision repair endonuclease, producing the protein MTILVGIALAISISGQSFADAPQATSDAVAPDTVIDEAFARSSQGFSSDELLVRDDLRADFLKAVAQIAGLQDTSTWTDDQQRQLFLRLLGLRKAGKLTTSATRRAKPVDDDVQVIAEMAGRAVMDRHRMTTDQLLADPRTYRELTEEARKLSPDVDAYAVRRTLLRLRKTRRLRPELVLQVADWQREVTTYSLDELKQTDVPTRPGVYLFKDASGYLYIGEAVNLAERLKQHFDGSHNAALAMMLQSPRSENVSVELHVFAADSPASKSAMRRAYESELIRSRSPKYNVRP; encoded by the coding sequence GTGACGATCTTGGTCGGCATCGCCTTGGCCATTTCGATATCCGGCCAGTCGTTCGCGGATGCGCCCCAAGCCACGAGCGATGCGGTTGCACCAGATACGGTCATCGACGAAGCCTTCGCACGGTCGTCGCAAGGATTCAGCAGTGATGAGTTGTTGGTGCGAGACGACTTGCGTGCCGATTTCTTGAAAGCGGTCGCGCAAATCGCTGGCCTTCAAGACACATCGACATGGACGGACGATCAACAGCGTCAACTTTTCCTGCGGCTGTTGGGGCTTCGCAAAGCCGGCAAGCTGACGACATCGGCGACGCGGCGTGCCAAACCGGTCGATGATGACGTGCAGGTGATCGCCGAGATGGCCGGACGTGCGGTGATGGACCGACACCGCATGACGACCGATCAATTACTGGCCGACCCACGCACGTATCGCGAGCTGACCGAAGAAGCACGCAAGCTTTCCCCCGACGTTGACGCCTATGCCGTGCGGCGGACACTGCTGCGGCTGCGCAAGACGCGTCGGCTGCGACCGGAATTGGTGCTGCAGGTCGCCGACTGGCAACGCGAAGTCACAACGTATTCGCTGGACGAACTGAAACAAACCGACGTCCCAACGCGACCGGGCGTCTACTTGTTCAAAGACGCCAGCGGTTACCTTTACATCGGCGAAGCCGTGAATCTGGCCGAACGTTTGAAACAACACTTTGACGGCAGCCACAACGCGGCGCTGGCGATGATGCTACAGAGTCCTCGATCCGAGAACGTCTCGGTGGAACTGCACGTCTTTGCCGCCGATTCGCCGGCATCGAAATCGGCCATGCGACGGGCGTATGAAAGCGAATTGATCCGCAGCCGCAGCCCCAAGTACAACGTGCGACCCTGA
- a CDS encoding D-2-hydroxyacid dehydrogenase, producing the protein MRIVLCFPVTDSQVARIAETVPDAEVVNAGQSRIDELLPTADIFIGHAKVPVNWDRVLDAGRLRWIQSSAAGLDHCLVPGVIENDSIIVSSASGLFAPQVAEQTFALLFGVIRRAPVFFNARKVRDFSRQPTDDLRGKTVGIVGLGGNGRAIADMLSPWDVRVVATDFYPVDRPGSVETLWPADRLNDLLDISDVVILAIPLNENTDGMFDEAVFNRMKRGSYLINVARGRVVKESALVAALRSGRLAGAGLDVTEVEPLPADSPLWDDPKVMISPHIGAQSFRRVSDTVDLACINLKRFVAGQQPYNVVDKRLGFPHPADVYRPCTENPNG; encoded by the coding sequence ATGCGAATCGTGTTGTGTTTTCCGGTGACCGATAGCCAGGTGGCGCGGATTGCCGAAACGGTCCCCGATGCGGAAGTCGTCAATGCCGGTCAATCGCGGATCGACGAACTGTTGCCCACCGCGGACATCTTCATCGGTCACGCCAAAGTCCCCGTGAATTGGGATCGTGTGCTGGATGCGGGGCGTCTGCGCTGGATCCAATCGTCGGCGGCCGGGCTGGACCACTGCTTGGTGCCCGGGGTGATCGAAAACGATTCGATCATCGTCAGCAGTGCGTCGGGGCTGTTCGCACCCCAAGTCGCCGAACAGACGTTTGCGTTATTGTTCGGTGTGATCCGACGGGCACCGGTGTTCTTCAACGCTCGCAAAGTTCGCGACTTTTCACGCCAGCCGACCGATGATCTGCGTGGTAAGACGGTCGGTATCGTCGGGCTGGGCGGCAACGGTCGCGCGATCGCGGACATGTTGTCGCCCTGGGACGTGCGTGTCGTCGCCACGGATTTCTATCCCGTCGATCGTCCGGGGTCGGTGGAAACGTTGTGGCCGGCGGACCGGTTGAATGATTTGCTGGACATCAGCGATGTGGTGATCCTTGCGATCCCGCTGAACGAAAACACCGACGGCATGTTCGACGAAGCGGTGTTCAACCGAATGAAACGCGGCAGCTACTTGATCAACGTGGCCCGCGGTCGCGTGGTCAAGGAATCGGCTTTGGTCGCGGCACTTCGCAGTGGGCGTTTGGCCGGCGCTGGGCTGGATGTCACCGAGGTCGAACCGTTACCCGCGGACAGCCCGCTTTGGGATGATCCCAAAGTGATGATTTCACCTCACATCGGCGCACAGTCGTTTCGTCGTGTCAGCGATACCGTCGATCTCGCGTGCATCAATTTGAAACGCTTCGTCGCCGGACAGCAGCCCTACAATGTGGTCGACAAGCGGTTGGGCTTTCCCCATCCGGCGGACGTCTATCGCCCGTGCACCGAGAACCCGAACGGATGA
- a CDS encoding LutC/YkgG family protein: MNESTVKSSVTATTDSRRAIMDRLRGQVIDSNPIPPIDTSSLTQFDDPLAVFQQNLQAVGGESHLVDRPEQVAEILLGIDVFSSAEQICSLVPDAVNGNVDASAVDDPHEFAPLDWTIAQGQFAVAENGAIWIDGATLPHRVLIFIAQYLAIVVSRSQIVSNMHQAYQQIGNIESPFGVFVSGPSKTADIEQSLVLGAHGCRKLQVFLLP; the protein is encoded by the coding sequence GTGAACGAATCCACTGTCAAGTCATCGGTGACAGCAACGACCGACAGCCGACGCGCGATCATGGACCGCCTGCGTGGCCAAGTGATCGACAGCAACCCCATCCCGCCGATCGACACGTCGTCGTTGACTCAGTTTGATGATCCGCTGGCGGTGTTTCAGCAAAACTTGCAGGCGGTCGGCGGCGAAAGCCACTTGGTCGACCGGCCGGAACAAGTTGCGGAAATTCTGCTGGGAATCGACGTCTTTTCATCAGCCGAGCAGATCTGTTCGCTGGTCCCCGACGCCGTCAATGGAAACGTCGATGCGTCCGCGGTCGATGATCCACACGAATTCGCGCCGCTGGACTGGACGATCGCACAGGGCCAGTTTGCCGTCGCGGAAAACGGCGCCATTTGGATCGACGGGGCGACGTTGCCGCACCGCGTGCTGATCTTCATCGCACAATACTTGGCGATCGTCGTTTCGCGCAGCCAGATCGTCAGCAACATGCACCAGGCCTACCAGCAGATCGGTAATATTGAATCGCCCTTCGGCGTCTTCGTCAGCGGCCCCAGCAAGACGGCCGACATCGAACAATCTCTGGTGCTCGGTGCCCACGGGTGCCGCAAGCTCCAGGTCTTTCTGCTGCCCTAA
- a CDS encoding lactate utilization protein B: protein MKLPIVDHPTAAKPFVTNEDRSHWHDDALWFVRVKRDRQASSVPEWEYLRERASAIKTHTIANLGDYLEQFERNATARGATVHWAADAEEHNAIVLKILRQHGTQRIVKSKSMLTEECGLNPYLENNGIEVVDTDLGERIVQLREETPSHIVLPAIHIKKEEVGQTFHTHLGTDAGASDPQYLTEAARNHLRNKFLAGEVGITGVNFGIAETGGFVVCTNEGNADLGVSLPKVHIACMGIEKMIPSLADLSVFTRLLARSATGQPVTTYTSHFHGPKDDNSELHIVLVDNGRTRLRGNDTFRPAMHCIRCGACMNTCPVYRRSGGHSYRATVPGPIGSVLSPSRDAKSYKSLPYACSLCGSCSDVCPVKIPLHHQLLAWRGELVGNGLLPLSKRVAMKTASFLFQRPGLYRTAGSMGRTALRVLPHFVTHNRFNTWTKARELPKPPRESFRQWYIANRGNPQRRDSVNGNATTHANTRSNGDAS, encoded by the coding sequence ATGAAGCTGCCGATCGTCGACCACCCGACCGCTGCCAAGCCGTTTGTGACCAACGAAGATCGTTCGCACTGGCACGACGACGCCCTGTGGTTCGTCCGCGTCAAGCGTGACCGTCAAGCGTCATCGGTGCCCGAATGGGAATACCTGCGCGAACGTGCTTCGGCGATCAAGACCCACACGATCGCCAACTTGGGCGATTACCTGGAACAATTCGAACGCAACGCGACCGCCCGTGGTGCAACCGTGCACTGGGCCGCGGATGCTGAAGAACACAACGCCATCGTGTTGAAGATTCTGCGACAACACGGCACCCAGCGAATCGTCAAAAGCAAGTCGATGTTGACCGAGGAATGCGGGCTGAACCCGTACCTGGAAAACAACGGCATCGAAGTCGTCGACACCGACCTGGGTGAACGCATCGTCCAACTTCGCGAAGAAACGCCCAGCCACATCGTCCTGCCGGCCATCCACATCAAGAAGGAAGAAGTCGGCCAGACGTTCCACACACACTTGGGCACCGATGCCGGGGCGTCCGATCCGCAATACCTGACCGAAGCCGCACGCAACCATTTACGAAACAAATTCTTGGCCGGTGAAGTCGGCATCACCGGGGTGAATTTTGGCATCGCCGAAACCGGTGGCTTTGTCGTCTGTACCAACGAAGGCAACGCGGACTTGGGCGTATCGCTTCCCAAAGTCCACATCGCTTGCATGGGGATCGAAAAGATGATCCCGTCGCTGGCCGATCTGTCGGTGTTCACTCGATTGCTGGCCCGCAGCGCAACCGGACAGCCTGTGACCACGTACACGTCACATTTTCACGGTCCCAAAGACGACAACAGCGAATTACACATCGTCTTGGTCGACAACGGCCGCACACGACTGCGGGGCAACGACACGTTCCGCCCCGCCATGCACTGCATCCGCTGTGGAGCGTGCATGAACACGTGCCCGGTGTATCGCCGCAGCGGCGGACACAGTTACCGCGCGACCGTGCCGGGACCAATCGGCAGTGTGCTGTCGCCATCGCGTGACGCCAAATCGTACAAGTCGCTGCCGTATGCGTGCAGTCTGTGCGGTTCCTGCAGTGACGTTTGCCCCGTCAAGATCCCACTGCATCATCAATTGCTGGCGTGGCGTGGTGAATTGGTCGGAAATGGACTGTTGCCGTTGTCCAAACGCGTCGCGATGAAGACGGCTTCGTTTTTGTTTCAGCGACCGGGGCTGTACCGGACCGCCGGATCCATGGGACGCACGGCGCTGCGTGTCTTGCCGCACTTCGTCACTCACAACCGATTCAACACGTGGACCAAGGCCCGCGAATTGCCGAAACCGCCACGGGAAAGTTTCCGTCAGTGGTACATCGCCAACCGGGGCAATCCACAACGCCGTGATTCGGTCAACGGGAACGCGACAACCCACGCGAACACGCGGTCCAATGGAGACGCATCGTGA
- a CDS encoding (Fe-S)-binding protein: MTVALFVPCYIDQFFPQVAVATLELLESLGLDVVFPDGQTCCGQPMANTGCNSDTAPVARRFVELFTGYDAVICPSGSCTAMVRHHYAEYFADDDPAFTSVRDRTFELCEYIHDVHGGRIPDVCFPHRVSVHQSCHGLRELGLGSQSERMVQRPDKVAAVLNQVQGIELMPLTRVDECCGFGGTFAVNEADVSAAMGRDRIADHSGSGSEVIVSADMSCLMHLQGILRRQQNRLQVMHVSEVLVGRELETAPLAAAQRS; encoded by the coding sequence ATGACAGTCGCCCTTTTTGTTCCCTGTTACATCGACCAGTTCTTTCCTCAGGTCGCCGTCGCGACACTGGAACTGTTGGAAAGCCTGGGTCTGGATGTCGTCTTTCCCGACGGGCAAACCTGTTGTGGCCAGCCGATGGCCAACACCGGCTGTAACAGTGACACCGCGCCGGTTGCCCGGCGTTTCGTCGAACTGTTTACCGGCTATGACGCTGTGATTTGTCCCTCCGGTTCGTGCACCGCGATGGTGCGGCATCACTACGCGGAGTACTTCGCCGACGACGATCCCGCATTCACGTCGGTCCGCGACCGAACGTTCGAGCTTTGCGAATACATCCACGACGTGCACGGCGGCCGGATCCCTGACGTCTGTTTCCCGCACCGAGTCAGTGTCCATCAAAGCTGTCACGGTTTGCGTGAATTGGGACTGGGGTCGCAAAGCGAACGGATGGTCCAGCGTCCGGACAAAGTCGCTGCGGTGTTGAATCAAGTTCAGGGAATTGAACTGATGCCGCTGACCCGCGTGGACGAATGTTGTGGATTCGGCGGCACGTTTGCGGTCAATGAAGCGGACGTGTCGGCCGCGATGGGTCGCGACCGGATCGCCGATCATTCGGGTTCCGGCAGTGAGGTGATCGTGTCGGCCGACATGAGTTGTTTGATGCACTTGCAGGGAATCTTGCGTCGCCAGCAAAACCGCTTGCAAGTGATGCATGTGTCCGAGGTGTTGGTCGGACGCGAATTGGAAACCGCTCCTCTTGCCGCCGCACAGCGATCATGA
- a CDS encoding beta-ketoacyl-ACP synthase III, with the protein MTSTPISSEQVRRPTSGSSARRERLRNDASPAPTTTTSGRGRLGRLTGFRIAGTGSYAPQRIVTNEDLAALGCDSDWIVRRTGIRQRRVMAEGETTSDMAYQAAMDCLKSAGRTADEVDLIIVATMTSDYPTPSTACQLQERLGALAPAMDVNAACAGFVYALITAGQFVASGNHQCVLVVGADAMNGTVDPSDKKTYPLFGDAAGAVLLVPDDATVGNDAAMAGDSGQDDDVSLRLDPAHPNGFAADGSSDDRYGLLSYQLGSEGSGGDLLQIKAGGSKHPLTPEQYACGGQYFRMDGRAVFKWAVRVIEDSGKDVLGDAGVSADQIDWVVLHQANQRILDASVAALNIAGDKALMNLDRYGNTSAASIPLVLDEASKDGRLKRDDLVLISGFGAGLAWGTAVLRW; encoded by the coding sequence ATGACCTCCACGCCGATTTCGTCCGAACAGGTTCGTCGCCCCACCAGCGGGTCGTCCGCGCGCCGTGAACGTCTGCGAAATGACGCGTCGCCGGCCCCCACCACAACGACCAGCGGCCGTGGGCGTTTGGGACGTCTGACTGGATTTCGCATTGCCGGGACGGGATCGTACGCACCACAGCGGATCGTGACCAATGAAGACTTGGCCGCGTTGGGCTGTGACAGCGATTGGATCGTCCGGCGAACCGGCATCCGGCAACGTCGTGTGATGGCCGAAGGTGAAACCACCAGCGACATGGCCTATCAAGCCGCGATGGATTGCCTGAAGTCGGCCGGTCGCACCGCGGACGAAGTCGACCTGATCATTGTTGCCACGATGACGTCTGACTATCCGACGCCGTCAACGGCGTGCCAGCTGCAAGAACGGCTGGGTGCGTTGGCGCCGGCCATGGACGTCAACGCCGCCTGTGCCGGATTCGTCTATGCATTGATCACCGCGGGGCAGTTTGTCGCCAGCGGAAATCACCAATGTGTCTTGGTCGTCGGTGCCGATGCGATGAACGGTACGGTCGATCCCAGCGACAAGAAAACCTATCCCCTGTTCGGCGATGCCGCCGGCGCGGTGCTGTTGGTCCCCGATGACGCAACGGTCGGCAACGATGCGGCGATGGCCGGTGATTCGGGCCAAGACGACGATGTGTCGCTGCGGTTGGATCCGGCGCACCCCAACGGATTCGCCGCCGACGGATCTTCGGACGACCGTTATGGTTTGCTGTCGTATCAGTTGGGCAGCGAAGGCAGCGGCGGGGACTTGTTGCAAATCAAAGCCGGCGGATCAAAACATCCGCTTACACCGGAGCAGTACGCCTGCGGCGGCCAATATTTTCGCATGGACGGTCGCGCGGTCTTCAAATGGGCGGTCCGCGTGATCGAAGACAGCGGCAAAGATGTGCTGGGCGACGCCGGTGTGTCAGCCGACCAGATCGACTGGGTCGTGTTGCATCAAGCCAACCAGCGGATTTTGGACGCGTCGGTCGCGGCGTTGAACATCGCCGGCGATAAGGCCCTGATGAATCTTGACCGCTATGGCAACACTTCGGCGGCCAGTATTCCGCTGGTGCTGGACGAAGCGTCCAAGGACGGTCGGCTGAAACGCGACGATTTGGTGCTGATTAGCGGATTCGGCGCGGGACTGGCTTGGGGAACCGCGGTTTTGCGGTGGTGA
- a CDS encoding S26 family signal peptidase, producing MPLLVTGCRPRQSDEVTLMKVAGGSMAPAWVGRHGEVRCEQCLSSLRIVTAMMPPKGETFVCPFCGGEVTSPGVADRSGDVVAVHHPRGNDHRWQRGDLVAVRRNGIPRLKRLVALPGDVVALDGLRLTVNGRTAGDHFDAPLIVVNQDWLSDPDAERPSSEGRPFSWWQPSDAQGRPNRGWARQDSAWTAARSRDDATPSWLVYRHRNVFHSLRQDSIRDNYPGNVSLVRPLYEVDRLVLTANVQAGPDASVATGPLGEGGIEVYFWTPDGIVMHRRPLPRDMSAMRFYSRDAVLVPADRNATIPVTQKRPVAITAPPGTVVAGLLLERPVEYRLRRTDATESFPLRLGEDQFFVLGDNVPVSVDSRKWGPIRRDDLIGWVPATAEPIAAGRLPAQPINRE from the coding sequence GTGCCGCTGCTTGTCACGGGTTGCCGGCCGCGGCAGAGCGACGAAGTCACCCTGATGAAGGTGGCCGGCGGGTCCATGGCCCCGGCATGGGTGGGGCGGCACGGCGAAGTCCGCTGTGAACAGTGTTTGTCGTCCCTGCGGATCGTCACCGCGATGATGCCGCCCAAGGGGGAAACGTTCGTCTGTCCGTTTTGCGGTGGCGAAGTGACCAGTCCCGGTGTGGCCGATCGATCGGGCGATGTTGTGGCGGTTCATCACCCCCGAGGCAATGACCACCGCTGGCAGCGTGGCGATTTGGTCGCGGTGCGACGAAATGGCATTCCGCGTTTGAAGCGGTTGGTGGCATTGCCGGGCGATGTGGTGGCCTTGGACGGCTTGCGTTTGACCGTCAACGGCCGCACGGCGGGCGACCACTTTGACGCTCCGTTGATCGTCGTCAATCAAGACTGGTTGTCAGATCCAGACGCCGAGAGGCCTTCATCGGAGGGACGTCCGTTTTCTTGGTGGCAACCGTCGGACGCACAAGGACGTCCGAATCGCGGATGGGCACGCCAGGATTCCGCGTGGACCGCGGCACGATCGCGCGACGACGCGACGCCATCTTGGCTGGTGTATCGGCACCGGAACGTTTTTCATTCGCTTCGTCAGGACAGCATTCGCGACAACTATCCGGGAAACGTTTCGCTGGTCCGCCCGTTGTACGAAGTGGACCGACTGGTGCTGACGGCCAACGTCCAGGCCGGGCCGGATGCCAGCGTGGCGACGGGGCCCTTGGGCGAAGGCGGCATCGAAGTTTATTTCTGGACCCCTGATGGCATCGTGATGCATCGACGTCCGCTGCCGCGCGACATGTCCGCGATGCGATTCTACAGTCGCGACGCGGTCTTGGTCCCCGCAGATCGAAACGCCACGATTCCGGTGACGCAAAAAAGGCCGGTCGCCATCACGGCGCCGCCGGGCACCGTCGTGGCGGGTTTGCTACTGGAACGCCCGGTCGAATATCGGCTGCGGCGAACCGATGCGACGGAATCGTTCCCGCTGCGTCTGGGCGAAGACCAATTCTTCGTCTTGGGTGACAACGTCCCCGTTTCGGTCGATAGCCGCAAATGGGGGCCGATCCGACGCGATGATCTCATCGGGTGGGTTCCCGCGACGGCGGAACCGATTGCCGCTGGTCGCTTACCGGCCCAGCCGATCAATCGGGAATGA
- the lysA gene encoding diaminopimelate decarboxylase, which produces MAATTAFPTARTEIAGQTIADLVGQYGTPLYVYDQNVIDQRIEQLKSFDVIRYAQKACSNIAILERMRRRGVVVDAVSAGEIHRAMKAGYQGGPGSHEIVYTADIFDRQALEMCVDHRLHVNCGSPDMISQIGSRLPGCEITLRINPGFGHGHSQKTNTGGDGSKHGIWHSQINDCLLRADQNGVTVTGLHMHIGSGTDLEHLGQVGAAMESAAHEVGRTLKTISAGGGLPVPYKDDESYVDIEKYFQIWDDTRNRLSESFGHRLQLEIEPGRFLSAESGYLIAEVRAVKKVGDNLFVLVDAGFNDLARPVMYGAYHPISVCSIKGNAAAREEVPTIVGGPLCESGDIFTQREGGYVESRMLPTVGVGDYLILENAGAYGFVMASNYNSKLRPAEVLIEDGSAKLIRQRETMDDLTRGEIIPD; this is translated from the coding sequence ATGGCCGCCACCACCGCTTTTCCGACCGCCCGCACCGAAATCGCCGGACAGACGATCGCCGATTTGGTCGGCCAGTACGGCACACCGCTGTACGTGTACGACCAAAACGTCATTGACCAGCGGATCGAACAGCTGAAATCGTTCGACGTGATCCGGTACGCACAAAAGGCCTGCAGCAATATCGCGATCCTGGAACGGATGCGACGACGCGGGGTTGTCGTCGACGCGGTCAGCGCGGGCGAAATCCACCGGGCGATGAAGGCCGGATACCAGGGCGGCCCGGGCAGTCACGAGATCGTCTACACCGCCGACATCTTTGACCGCCAAGCTTTGGAGATGTGTGTCGATCACCGCTTGCACGTCAATTGCGGGTCGCCCGACATGATCAGCCAGATCGGCAGCCGCTTGCCGGGCTGTGAAATCACCTTGCGGATCAACCCGGGATTCGGACACGGGCACAGCCAAAAGACGAACACCGGTGGCGACGGCAGCAAGCACGGCATTTGGCATTCACAGATCAACGACTGTCTGTTGCGAGCCGACCAGAACGGTGTGACCGTGACGGGGCTGCACATGCACATCGGATCGGGCACCGATCTGGAACACCTGGGCCAAGTCGGCGCGGCGATGGAATCGGCGGCTCATGAAGTCGGTCGCACGTTGAAAACCATCAGCGCCGGCGGCGGATTGCCCGTGCCGTACAAGGATGACGAATCTTACGTCGACATTGAAAAGTATTTTCAAATCTGGGACGACACTCGAAATCGCTTGAGCGAATCGTTCGGCCACCGGTTGCAATTGGAAATCGAACCGGGCCGTTTCTTGTCCGCCGAAAGTGGATACTTGATCGCCGAAGTCCGCGCGGTGAAGAAGGTCGGCGACAACTTGTTCGTCTTGGTCGACGCGGGCTTCAACGACTTGGCACGTCCGGTAATGTACGGCGCCTATCATCCGATCAGCGTCTGCAGCATCAAAGGCAACGCGGCGGCACGCGAAGAAGTCCCGACGATCGTCGGCGGCCCGCTGTGCGAATCGGGCGACATCTTTACCCAACGCGAAGGCGGGTACGTGGAATCGCGAATGCTGCCGACCGTCGGTGTGGGCGACTATCTGATTCTGGAGAACGCGGGTGCTTATGGCTTCGTGATGGCCAGCAATTACAACAGCAAGCTGCGTCCGGCCGAGGTGTTGATCGAAGACGGATCGGCCAAGTTGATCCGCCAGCGGGAAACGATGGACGACTTGACCCGCGGCGAGATCATTCCCGATTGA